One segment of Kribbella amoyensis DNA contains the following:
- a CDS encoding DUF6772 family protein: MTTSDVRAALLSADPRLSKFSPLKRILAFDDFDSGTHGWCELLGNYNGRGDLSTVDAHMRDFRPPQLSACNFFDIGTHGALSGTYALKLATRPYKGHTAVAIRRLTMSGRGLVQLETYFAFKSEATLGGGPELDTFGDVQWDGNTHPSEAQFGAFTVATDLCGDGGLRYHTVARYQNTDLDNRFTRQWVAPTVPEPTPREHFEGKVKLEYAADFTAPNPEDWKPFGEPQELCYNEVPTKVNWHYLRWLVDTDARRNVELQVNDRVMDMRDVPVPPYEERYETLENLLNFYFSVRTHSAVRNFLFLDSVLISVDW; the protein is encoded by the coding sequence GTGACAACGTCCGACGTCCGGGCCGCGCTGCTGTCGGCCGACCCGCGTCTGTCCAAGTTCTCGCCGCTGAAGCGCATCCTGGCGTTCGACGACTTCGACAGCGGGACGCACGGCTGGTGCGAGCTGCTCGGCAACTACAACGGCCGCGGCGACCTCAGTACGGTCGACGCCCACATGCGCGACTTCCGGCCGCCGCAACTGTCGGCCTGCAACTTCTTCGACATCGGGACCCACGGCGCGCTCAGCGGGACGTACGCGCTGAAGCTGGCGACCCGGCCGTACAAGGGCCACACCGCGGTCGCGATCCGCCGGCTCACGATGAGCGGTCGCGGCCTGGTCCAGCTGGAGACCTACTTCGCCTTCAAGTCCGAGGCGACGCTGGGCGGCGGACCGGAGCTGGACACCTTCGGCGACGTCCAGTGGGACGGCAACACGCACCCGTCCGAGGCGCAGTTCGGCGCGTTCACCGTCGCGACCGACCTGTGCGGCGACGGCGGCCTGCGGTACCACACGGTCGCGCGGTACCAGAACACCGATCTGGACAACCGGTTCACCCGGCAGTGGGTCGCACCGACCGTGCCGGAGCCGACGCCCCGCGAGCACTTCGAGGGCAAGGTCAAGCTGGAGTACGCCGCGGACTTCACCGCGCCGAACCCGGAGGACTGGAAGCCGTTCGGCGAGCCGCAGGAGCTCTGCTACAACGAGGTGCCGACCAAGGTGAACTGGCACTACCTGCGCTGGCTGGTCGACACCGATGCGCGCCGCAACGTCGAGCTCCAGGTCAACGACCGGGTGATGGACATGCGCGACGTCCCGGTGCCGCCGTACGAGGAACGGTACGAGACGCTCGAGAACCTGCTGAACTTCTACTTCTCGGTCCGGACCCACTCGGCGGTGCGCAACTTCCTGTTCCTGGACTCGGTCCTCATCTCGGTGGATTGGTAG
- a CDS encoding ABC transporter ATP-binding protein, which translates to MSALLSVRDLRVEFTTSAGTVTAVDGASFDVAPGETVALLGESGSGKSVTAQAVLGIVPKPAGRITGGSVEYDGRDLLAPGTAGKLRGREIAMVFQDPLSSLNPVFRVGTQIGEMFRRHRGASRKEARAEALELMRRVGIPAAEKRLDDYPHQFSGGMRQRVMIAMALALSPKLLIADEPTTALDVTVQAQIMELLARLQAEEGMSLVLITHDLGVVADVADRVVLMYAGRVVETGPIREVYEHSAHPYTSGLMGSVPVIDGPRERLTPIQGAPPDLLALPSGCSFRPRCRYAESVCAEREPVLLAAPGRPDGHRAACHRTEHVLRDAEGVLHDA; encoded by the coding sequence ATGAGCGCGTTGCTGAGTGTCCGGGACCTGCGGGTCGAGTTCACCACGTCCGCCGGGACGGTGACCGCCGTCGACGGCGCCTCGTTCGACGTCGCGCCCGGCGAGACCGTCGCGCTGCTCGGCGAGTCCGGCAGCGGCAAGAGCGTCACCGCGCAGGCGGTCCTGGGCATCGTGCCGAAGCCGGCCGGCCGGATCACCGGCGGCAGCGTCGAGTACGACGGCCGCGACCTGCTCGCTCCCGGGACGGCGGGGAAGCTGCGCGGCCGGGAGATCGCGATGGTGTTCCAGGATCCGCTGAGCTCGCTGAACCCGGTGTTCCGGGTCGGGACCCAGATCGGCGAGATGTTCCGCCGGCACCGCGGCGCGTCCCGCAAGGAGGCCCGGGCCGAGGCGCTGGAGCTGATGCGCCGGGTCGGGATCCCGGCGGCCGAGAAGCGGCTGGACGACTACCCGCACCAGTTCTCCGGCGGGATGCGGCAACGAGTGATGATCGCGATGGCGCTCGCGCTGTCCCCCAAGCTGCTGATCGCCGACGAACCGACCACGGCCCTCGACGTCACCGTGCAGGCGCAGATCATGGAACTGCTCGCCCGGCTCCAGGCCGAGGAGGGCATGTCGCTGGTCCTGATCACCCACGACCTCGGCGTCGTCGCCGACGTGGCCGACCGGGTCGTGCTGATGTACGCCGGCCGCGTGGTCGAGACGGGCCCGATCCGTGAGGTGTACGAGCACAGCGCACATCCGTACACGAGCGGCTTGATGGGGTCGGTCCCTGTCATCGACGGTCCGCGCGAACGCCTCACCCCGATCCAGGGCGCACCACCGGATCTGCTCGCGCTGCCGTCCGGCTGCTCGTTCCGGCCACGGTGCCGGTACGCCGAGTCCGTCTGCGCCGAGCGGGAGCCGGTACTGCTCGCGGCCCCCGGACGTCCCGACGGTCACCGGGCCGCCTGTCATCGCACCGAGCACGTGCTGCGCGACGCCGAGGGAGTACTGCACGATGCCTGA
- the rpmB gene encoding 50S ribosomal protein L28 — protein MSKKCDVCGKQPTFGNSVARLGKGAMIRRVKARTPRRFNPNIQPVRAIIKGTPTKLKVCTSCIKANKVQRVVG, from the coding sequence ATGTCTAAGAAGTGCGATGTTTGCGGCAAGCAGCCGACGTTCGGCAACAGTGTTGCGCGGCTGGGTAAGGGCGCGATGATCCGCCGGGTCAAGGCGCGTACGCCGCGGCGGTTCAACCCGAACATCCAGCCCGTGCGGGCGATCATCAAGGGCACGCCCACCAAGCTGAAGGTGTGCACCTCCTGCATCAAGGCCAACAAGGTCCAGCGCGTCGTCGGCTAG
- a CDS encoding ABC transporter permease, with the protein MTSTDLDLSTPAVAPAAVRPRKSRAGTARIRFGLIVIGVYVVAAAIGPWLVRYDSVATRTQDRLKPPGTRLSDGSLALLGTDQVGQDLLAQMLQGARISIAVGLATLVLAGTIGVTIGIAAGYFGGWLDGVLMRLADIQLAFPSILLAIFIAALLGPSVVNVVIVLAVSNWVTFARVARGQALATRRREFVDASRTLGAGTWRLIRRCVLPASIAPVLVVATVEIGHVILAEASLSFLGLGTPASTPSWGVTIANGRNYLADAWWISTVPGIALAFLVVSLGVLGDALRDRYDPRLRSL; encoded by the coding sequence ATGACCTCGACCGACCTCGACCTCAGTACCCCGGCCGTCGCGCCGGCCGCGGTACGCCCCCGCAAGTCCCGGGCCGGGACCGCGCGGATCCGGTTCGGCCTGATCGTGATCGGCGTGTACGTCGTCGCCGCGGCGATCGGGCCCTGGCTGGTCCGCTACGACTCGGTCGCGACCCGGACCCAGGACCGGCTGAAACCACCCGGTACCCGGTTGTCCGACGGCTCGCTGGCGCTCCTCGGTACCGACCAGGTCGGCCAGGACCTGCTCGCCCAGATGTTGCAGGGGGCAAGGATCTCGATCGCCGTCGGGCTCGCCACCCTGGTGCTGGCCGGCACCATCGGCGTCACGATCGGGATCGCGGCCGGGTACTTCGGCGGCTGGCTGGACGGGGTGCTGATGCGGCTGGCCGACATCCAGCTGGCGTTCCCGTCGATCCTGCTGGCCATCTTCATCGCCGCGCTGCTCGGGCCGAGCGTGGTCAACGTCGTGATCGTGCTGGCCGTGTCGAACTGGGTGACGTTCGCCCGGGTCGCCCGCGGCCAGGCGCTGGCCACCCGGCGGCGCGAGTTCGTCGACGCGTCCCGGACCCTCGGCGCCGGGACCTGGCGGCTGATCCGCCGGTGTGTGCTGCCCGCCTCGATCGCGCCGGTGCTGGTGGTCGCGACGGTCGAGATCGGGCACGTGATCCTGGCCGAGGCGTCGCTCAGCTTCCTCGGCCTCGGCACCCCGGCCAGTACGCCGAGCTGGGGCGTGACGATCGCGAACGGCCGCAACTACCTGGCCGACGCGTGGTGGATCTCCACTGTGCCCGGGATCGCGCTGGCCTTCCTGGTGGTCTCGCTCGGCGTTCTCGGCGACGCGCTGCGGGACCGGTACGACCCGCGGCTGAGGAGCCTGTGA
- the nikB gene encoding nickel ABC transporter permease, which produces MGAYVVRRLFFSLFVLWGAVTIIFVVLRLVPGDPAYIMLGPDADQAQVDALRAQLGLDHSLAQQYATYLANVVHLDFGQSFRLNADSMSLVLQRVPATIQLAATALLLSLVIGLPLGVMAALKANSWVDRSISVFSLLGQSTPSFWLGIVLILVFARGLQVLPSAGSGTWSHLVLPTVTLALPFLAILVRLTRSGLLEVVHEGYVQTARAKGLGESLVILVHALRNALIPIVTVVGLQFGALLGGTVIVETVFAWPGVGRLLIDSISRRDYGVVQASILLVATIFVLINLLVDLLYGFLDPRVRLAGDR; this is translated from the coding sequence ATGGGGGCTTATGTCGTCCGGCGGTTGTTCTTCTCGTTGTTCGTGCTCTGGGGTGCCGTCACGATCATCTTCGTCGTCCTCCGGCTGGTGCCCGGCGATCCGGCGTACATCATGCTCGGGCCGGATGCGGACCAGGCGCAGGTGGACGCGCTCCGGGCCCAGCTCGGCCTGGACCACTCGCTCGCGCAGCAGTACGCCACGTACCTCGCGAACGTCGTGCACCTGGACTTCGGCCAGTCGTTCCGGCTCAACGCGGACTCGATGAGCCTGGTCCTGCAACGGGTCCCGGCCACCATCCAGCTCGCCGCCACCGCGTTGCTGCTGTCGCTCGTGATCGGCCTGCCGCTCGGGGTGATGGCCGCGCTCAAGGCGAACAGCTGGGTCGACCGGTCGATCTCGGTGTTCTCGTTGCTCGGTCAGTCGACGCCGTCGTTCTGGCTCGGCATCGTGCTGATCCTGGTCTTCGCCCGGGGCCTGCAGGTGCTGCCGAGCGCGGGCTCGGGGACCTGGTCCCACCTGGTGCTGCCGACCGTCACGCTCGCGCTGCCGTTCCTCGCGATCCTGGTCCGGCTGACCCGCAGCGGGCTGCTCGAGGTGGTGCACGAGGGGTACGTCCAGACCGCGCGGGCGAAGGGACTCGGCGAGAGCCTGGTGATCCTCGTCCACGCGCTGCGGAACGCGCTGATCCCGATCGTCACCGTGGTCGGTCTGCAGTTCGGCGCGCTGCTCGGCGGCACCGTGATCGTCGAGACGGTGTTCGCCTGGCCCGGTGTCGGCCGGTTGCTGATCGACTCGATCAGCCGCCGCGACTACGGCGTCGTGCAGGCGTCGATCCTGCTGGTGGCCACCATTTTCGTCCTGATCAACCTGCTCGTGGACCTGCTCTACGGCTTCCTGGACCCGCGGGTCCGCCTGGCTGGTGACCGATGA
- a CDS encoding ABC transporter ATP-binding protein has protein sequence MPEATNSAEPLLSVRDLHTSFPLRSSLLRRTVGQIQAVAGVSFDVSAGGTLGLVGESGSGKSTVARTIVGLEKARSGSIRFDGEELTSLPPASMRRVRRQLQMIFQDPYASLNPRATVEQIVTEAWEIHPDVVPRARFRTEVRELLERVGLNPDHASRYPHQFSGGQRQRIGIARALALRPKLVICDEAVSALDVSVQAQVLNLLEDLRRDLGLAYLFIAHDLSVVRHISDRVAVMYLGRVVETATQDELFSRPLHPYTQALLSAVPDPKPWNRPPREPIIIGGDVPSPADPPSGCRFRTRCWKADDVCATTDPALEPRLDRHPVACHFATDLVEAVR, from the coding sequence ATGCCTGAAGCAACCAACTCCGCCGAGCCGCTGTTGTCGGTCCGCGACCTGCACACCAGCTTCCCGTTGCGGTCCTCGTTGCTGCGCCGGACGGTCGGGCAGATCCAGGCCGTCGCCGGGGTCTCGTTCGACGTCTCCGCCGGCGGAACGCTCGGCCTGGTCGGCGAGTCCGGATCCGGCAAGTCCACCGTGGCGCGGACCATCGTCGGGCTGGAGAAGGCGCGGTCCGGCAGCATCCGGTTCGACGGCGAGGAGCTGACCTCGTTGCCACCGGCCTCGATGCGGCGGGTCCGCCGGCAGCTGCAGATGATCTTCCAGGACCCGTACGCCTCGCTGAACCCGCGGGCCACCGTCGAGCAGATCGTCACCGAGGCCTGGGAGATCCACCCGGACGTGGTCCCGCGGGCCCGGTTCCGGACCGAGGTCCGCGAGTTGCTCGAGCGCGTCGGGCTCAACCCCGACCACGCGAGCCGGTACCCGCACCAGTTCTCCGGGGGCCAACGGCAACGGATCGGGATCGCCCGGGCGCTCGCGCTCCGGCCGAAGCTGGTGATCTGCGACGAGGCGGTGTCGGCGCTCGACGTGTCCGTCCAGGCCCAGGTGCTCAACCTGCTGGAGGACCTGCGCCGCGATCTCGGCCTGGCGTACCTGTTCATCGCCCACGACCTGTCCGTGGTCCGGCACATCTCCGACCGGGTCGCGGTGATGTACCTCGGCCGGGTGGTCGAGACGGCGACGCAGGACGAGCTGTTCAGCCGGCCGTTGCACCCGTACACGCAGGCGCTGCTGTCCGCGGTCCCGGACCCGAAGCCGTGGAACCGGCCGCCGCGCGAACCCATCATCATCGGCGGCGACGTCCCGTCCCCCGCCGATCCACCGTCCGGTTGCCGCTTCCGGACCCGCTGCTGGAAGGCCGACGACGTGTGCGCCACGACCGACCCCGCTCTCGAACCAAGGCTGGACAGGCACCCCGTCGCCTGCCACTTCGCCACCGACCTGGTGGAGGCGGTGCGATGA
- a CDS encoding SAM-dependent methyltransferase — MTGAGVLFSVATDSYELVVRELREEFGRDLRCERVSADLGRIVEGAPPIAELAVCCDEGRIMFVRHLTREIASFAPDDVPPPYELAELVLAEVPRHPSVLAVQTWTDGAGTGGSYYHLLAEGLGARGVEVTRSGQDNIVSCFVTDKVVLLGLNERQHSLSDWPGGRMRLARAEERVSRSEFKLEEAIATFGLDLRPGGKALDLGASPGGWTRILRQHDQEVWSVDPGSLDPRLRGDRRIHHVGTTAGEFFRRNQVRFDVVVNDMRMDQVLSARVMLDAVPHLRRGALAVVTLKGGGRNPLDSARRGLDVLAKEYDILHARQLHHNRRELTVIGRRP, encoded by the coding sequence GTGACGGGTGCGGGGGTCCTCTTCTCGGTGGCGACCGACAGTTACGAGTTGGTGGTGCGGGAGCTTCGCGAGGAGTTCGGCCGGGACCTGCGGTGTGAGCGGGTGAGCGCCGACCTCGGCCGGATCGTCGAAGGTGCTCCCCCGATCGCCGAGCTCGCTGTCTGCTGCGACGAGGGCCGGATCATGTTCGTCCGCCACCTCACCCGGGAGATCGCGAGTTTCGCGCCCGACGACGTTCCGCCGCCGTACGAGCTGGCCGAGCTGGTACTGGCCGAGGTACCGCGGCATCCGTCGGTGCTCGCCGTGCAGACGTGGACCGACGGCGCGGGGACGGGCGGTTCGTACTACCACCTGTTGGCTGAAGGCCTCGGGGCTCGGGGAGTCGAGGTCACCAGGTCCGGGCAGGACAACATCGTTTCCTGTTTCGTCACCGACAAGGTCGTCCTGCTCGGGCTCAACGAACGGCAGCACAGCTTGTCGGACTGGCCCGGGGGGCGGATGCGGCTGGCTCGGGCGGAGGAGCGGGTATCGCGGTCGGAGTTCAAGCTGGAGGAGGCGATCGCGACCTTCGGGCTGGACCTTCGTCCCGGTGGGAAGGCGCTCGACCTCGGGGCCAGTCCGGGTGGCTGGACCAGGATCCTGCGGCAGCACGACCAGGAGGTGTGGTCGGTCGATCCGGGGTCGCTGGATCCGCGGTTGCGCGGGGACCGGCGGATCCACCACGTCGGGACCACGGCCGGCGAGTTCTTCCGGCGGAACCAGGTCCGCTTCGACGTCGTGGTGAACGACATGCGGATGGATCAGGTACTGAGTGCCCGGGTGATGCTCGACGCCGTACCGCACCTGCGTCGCGGCGCGCTCGCCGTCGTCACGTTGAAGGGCGGCGGCCGCAATCCGCTGGACTCGGCCCGGCGCGGTCTCGACGTCCTCGCCAAGGAGTACGACATCCTGCACGCCCGCCAGCTGCACCACAACCGCCGCGAGCTCACCGTCATCGGCCGCCGGCCGTAG
- a CDS encoding helix-turn-helix domain-containing protein, giving the protein MQSLSRALTVLAELNRQDRAYGVTELAVAVGLHKSTVHRILATFCDHGLARRVDDHLYSAADGLAVLRATPPQPGPDQLLTTVSTRLACLVVLARPLRRTTGTVLEVATVAGEGRGPTRAAGPEVRQGCAVSLRGSALGRAYLSALPVDEVDGTPDLHEALRRIRETGFAHNARQVAALPRMVAVPVLDGDGRCTGALGAELTEPISIDQIRRVVPALRRAAHQLAPRRRHGHRDGLRIEHTTEPVTVVGRRGA; this is encoded by the coding sequence ATGCAGTCGCTGAGCCGAGCCCTCACCGTGCTGGCCGAGCTGAACCGGCAGGACCGGGCCTACGGCGTGACCGAGCTGGCCGTGGCGGTCGGGCTGCACAAGAGCACCGTGCACCGGATCCTCGCCACCTTCTGCGATCACGGGCTGGCCCGTCGCGTCGACGACCACCTGTACTCGGCCGCCGACGGCCTCGCCGTCCTCCGTGCCACTCCCCCGCAACCAGGTCCCGACCAGCTCCTCACCACGGTCAGTACCAGGCTCGCCTGCCTGGTCGTCCTCGCCCGCCCGCTCCGCCGCACCACAGGAACGGTCCTGGAGGTCGCCACGGTCGCAGGCGAAGGCAGAGGCCCGACCCGAGCGGCTGGCCCGGAGGTACGGCAGGGATGCGCGGTGTCCCTGCGTGGGAGCGCGCTCGGTCGTGCGTACCTCTCTGCGCTTCCCGTCGACGAGGTGGACGGCACTCCGGATCTCCACGAGGCACTGCGGCGCATCCGGGAGACCGGGTTCGCCCACAACGCACGGCAGGTCGCCGCACTCCCCCGCATGGTTGCCGTTCCGGTGCTCGACGGCGACGGCCGGTGCACGGGTGCGCTCGGCGCCGAACTGACCGAACCGATCTCGATCGACCAGATCCGCCGCGTCGTCCCGGCCCTCCGCCGTGCGGCCCACCAGCTCGCGCCCAGGCGGCGACACGGCCACCGGGATGGGCTGCGGATCGAGCACACGACCGAACCGGTGACCGTGGTGGGGCGGCGGGGCGCCTGA
- a CDS encoding LacI family DNA-binding transcriptional regulator translates to MVEARRPTLRDIAAALGLSINTVSRALGDKDSVSAATRSAVQAEAARIGYVPNSLARSLVLGSAMTLGLVITNPSNPFYAQLISSIELRVRAQGYSLLLLVTDESVENEKRATDALLRSAVDGAVVVPVQADWDHWRRVRDSGIPMVFVNRDVPELDCDMVGVDNERGGYEATSHLISGGARKLLVLEEDLPITTTADRVAGFRRAMADAGLEVSAATVRAVPTKRYESLALPWQPEEAYRFASSLLAEGDRPDGIVTGNDYFALGLLRVLAELGLAVPGDVAVTGYGDHPYAGYLQTPLTTVRLPAAEVGTTAVDLLLRRIREGSGGRPRKTLIRPELVVRASSATG, encoded by the coding sequence ATGGTGGAGGCGCGGCGTCCGACGTTGCGCGACATCGCCGCGGCGCTGGGGTTGTCGATCAACACCGTGTCGCGGGCGCTGGGCGACAAGGACAGCGTCAGCGCGGCGACGCGGTCCGCGGTGCAGGCCGAGGCGGCCCGGATCGGCTACGTGCCGAACTCGCTGGCCCGGTCGCTCGTGCTCGGTTCGGCGATGACGCTCGGCCTGGTCATCACCAACCCGTCCAACCCGTTCTACGCCCAGCTGATCAGCAGTATCGAGCTCCGGGTCCGCGCCCAGGGGTACTCGCTGCTGTTGCTGGTCACCGACGAGAGCGTGGAGAACGAGAAGCGGGCGACCGACGCGCTGCTGCGTTCCGCGGTCGACGGCGCCGTGGTGGTCCCGGTCCAGGCCGACTGGGACCACTGGCGCCGGGTCCGCGACTCCGGGATCCCGATGGTGTTCGTCAACCGTGACGTGCCCGAGCTCGACTGCGACATGGTCGGCGTGGACAACGAACGCGGTGGCTACGAGGCGACCTCCCACCTGATCTCCGGCGGCGCCCGGAAGCTGCTGGTGCTGGAGGAGGACCTGCCGATCACCACCACCGCGGACCGGGTGGCCGGATTCCGCCGGGCGATGGCGGACGCGGGACTCGAGGTCTCCGCGGCCACCGTCCGCGCCGTACCGACCAAGCGGTACGAGTCGCTGGCGTTGCCGTGGCAGCCGGAAGAGGCGTACCGGTTCGCGTCGTCGTTGCTGGCCGAGGGGGATCGGCCGGACGGGATCGTGACCGGGAACGACTACTTCGCGCTCGGTCTGCTCCGGGTGCTGGCGGAGCTCGGTCTGGCGGTCCCGGGCGACGTAGCGGTGACCGGGTACGGCGACCATCCGTACGCGGGGTATCTTCAGACACCACTGACGACCGTGCGGCTCCCCGCGGCGGAAGTCGGTACGACCGCGGTGGACCTGTTGCTGCGGCGCATCCGGGAAGGCAGTGGCGGCCGGCCACGCAAGACGTTGATCCGGCCGGAACTCGTCGTCCGGGCGTCGTCGGCGACCGGCTGA
- a CDS encoding DAK2 domain-containing protein, whose translation MDVLTVGVLRAWARVALVELGRARAEIDELNVYPVPDGDTGTNLYLTWEAACEALPEGELTFAEAVQAFGRGALLGARGNSGVITSELVRACGLRLAENLPRDQVDAPGSVLADPPMSEPVAFADALVFAADAAYGAVAQPVEGTMLTVARAAADAALAAANEGKTLAEVCLVAVASARQALTRTTEQLEVLRRAGVVDAGGAGLVVILGAMESVLSGRAPGESTGVPVRQPVAAENGTDLGPDGPAYEVMYLLDAPDEAIGAYRRALAGLGDSVVVVGGDGLWNVHVHTDDVGAAIELGIGIGRPHRIRVTHFADLVPHPQAPGRAVITVAAGDGLAALFAEAGAVVIRGGPGRRCSTGELLTAIEESKAPEIVLLPNDRDSIAVAEAAATVARQDGIRVAVIPTRAQVQGLAALAVHDPGRSFEDDVVHLSAAAGQTRHGAVTIAVKDAWTMAGTCRIGDALGVVDGDFALITADLTAAATGVVDRLLGGGGELVTIVTGQEAGAELVDAVVRHVRRHRKDVDVVVYDGGQQRYPLLIGVE comes from the coding sequence GTGGATGTGCTGACGGTGGGGGTGCTGCGGGCTTGGGCTCGGGTTGCGCTGGTGGAGTTGGGGCGGGCGCGGGCCGAGATCGACGAGCTGAACGTGTACCCGGTGCCGGACGGGGACACCGGGACGAACCTCTACCTGACCTGGGAGGCGGCTTGTGAGGCGTTGCCCGAGGGGGAGCTGACTTTTGCCGAGGCCGTGCAGGCGTTCGGGCGAGGGGCGCTGCTCGGGGCCCGGGGGAACTCGGGCGTGATCACCTCGGAGCTCGTGCGGGCTTGTGGTTTGCGGCTGGCCGAGAATCTGCCGCGGGACCAGGTGGATGCGCCGGGTTCGGTGCTCGCGGATCCGCCGATGAGTGAGCCGGTCGCGTTCGCGGATGCGCTCGTGTTCGCGGCCGACGCGGCGTACGGGGCGGTGGCGCAGCCGGTCGAGGGGACGATGTTGACGGTCGCGCGGGCTGCCGCCGATGCCGCTCTGGCTGCCGCGAACGAGGGCAAGACGCTGGCCGAGGTCTGCCTGGTCGCGGTCGCGTCGGCGCGGCAGGCGTTGACGAGGACGACCGAGCAGCTCGAGGTACTCCGGCGCGCGGGCGTGGTGGATGCCGGGGGCGCCGGGCTCGTCGTGATCCTCGGTGCGATGGAATCGGTACTGTCCGGCCGAGCGCCCGGGGAGAGTACCGGCGTACCGGTCCGGCAGCCCGTCGCGGCGGAGAACGGGACCGACCTCGGTCCGGACGGGCCGGCGTACGAGGTGATGTACCTGCTGGACGCGCCGGACGAGGCGATCGGGGCGTACCGGCGGGCGCTGGCCGGGCTCGGGGATTCGGTGGTCGTGGTCGGTGGGGACGGGCTGTGGAATGTCCACGTGCACACCGACGACGTGGGGGCCGCGATCGAGCTCGGGATCGGGATCGGGCGGCCGCATCGGATCCGGGTCACGCACTTCGCCGACCTCGTACCGCATCCGCAGGCCCCAGGACGGGCCGTGATCACGGTCGCCGCCGGGGACGGGTTGGCCGCGTTGTTCGCCGAGGCCGGGGCCGTGGTCATCCGGGGCGGACCGGGCCGGCGGTGTTCGACCGGGGAGCTGCTGACCGCGATCGAGGAGTCGAAGGCGCCCGAGATCGTGCTGCTGCCGAACGACCGGGATTCGATCGCGGTCGCGGAGGCGGCGGCGACGGTGGCCCGGCAGGACGGGATCCGGGTCGCGGTGATCCCGACCCGCGCGCAGGTGCAGGGGCTGGCCGCACTCGCCGTCCACGATCCCGGCCGCAGCTTCGAGGACGACGTGGTGCACCTGTCCGCGGCGGCCGGCCAGACCCGGCACGGGGCCGTCACGATCGCGGTCAAGGACGCCTGGACGATGGCCGGGACCTGCCGGATCGGCGACGCGCTCGGCGTGGTGGACGGCGACTTCGCGCTGATCACCGCGGACCTGACCGCGGCCGCGACCGGCGTGGTCGACCGGCTGCTCGGCGGCGGTGGTGAGCTCGTCACGATCGTGACGGGTCAGGAAGCCGGGGCCGAGTTGGTCGACGCGGTGGTGCGGCACGTGCGCCGGCACCGCAAAGATGTCGACGTCGTGGTGTACGACGGAGGACAGCAGAGGTACCCGTTGCTGATCGGGGTGGAATGA